A stretch of the Nicotiana tabacum cultivar K326 chromosome 6, ASM71507v2, whole genome shotgun sequence genome encodes the following:
- the LOC107762172 gene encoding immune-associated nucleotide-binding protein 9: MGGSAISDDWEFAANGARTLVLVGRTGNGKSATGNSILGRKAFRSMSSSAGVTSTCELQRTVLEDGQILDVIDTPGLFDFSAEPEFIGNEIVKCINMAKDGIHAVLVVLSVRTRFSREEQAAVQSLREFFGGKISDYMVLVFTGGDDLEDNEETLEDYLGRDCPEPLKDILAMCGNRRVLFDNKSKDHLKKADQLKQLLSLVNVVVENNGGKPYTDDLFKELKKGAIKLRNQATEVNNLVGYSKQEILELKEQMQKSYEEQLRRITEVVESKLKDTTHRLEEQLAKEQAARLEAELSAKEAQKKSDNEIRKLREYLERAQRETEELRGRSADRGVCNIL, translated from the exons ATGGGGGGAAGTGCAATAAGTGATGATTGGGAATTCGCTGCAAATGGAGCTCGGACTCTGGTTCTGGTTGGGCGTACAGGTAATGGTAAAAGTGCTACAGGCAATAGCATTCTTGGAAGAAAGGCATTCAGGTCAATGTCTAGCTCGGCTGGTGTTACGAGTACTTGTGAGCTACAGAGGACTGTACTAGAAGATGGCCAAATACTCGATGTGATTGATACCCCTG GATTATTTGATTTTTCTGCTGAGCCTGAATTCATTGGAAATGAAATTGTTAAGTGCATCAACATGGCCAAGGATGGGATTCATGCTGTTCTTGTAGTTTTATCTGTGCGGACTCGCTTTTCAAGAGAAGAACAAGCTGCTGTTCAGAGTCTGAGGGAGTTCTTTGGGGGCAAAATTAGTGATTACATGGTTTTGGTTTTTACTGGTGGGGATGATCTTGAAGACAATGAAGAAACTTTGGAGGATTACCTAGGTCGTGACTGCCCTGAGCCTTTAAAG GATATCCTCGCCATGTGTGGAAATAGGCGAGTGCTTTTCGATAACAAGTCTAAAGATCATTTGAAGAAAGCCGACCAATTGAAACAACTACTTTCCCTGGTAAATGTGGTCGTAGAAAATAATGGTGGAAAACCATATACAGATGACTTGTTCAAGGAATTAAAG AAAGGAGCCATTAAACTTCGAAATCAAGCAACTGAGGTTAATAACTTGGTGGGATATTCGAAGCAAGAGATATTAGAGTTGAAGGAACAAATGCAGAAGTCATATGAAGAGCAACTGAGGCGAATAACTGAAGTG GTTGAGTCAAAGCTGAAGGATACAACACACAGGCTTGAAGAGCAATTGGCAAAAGAGCAAGCTGCTCGGTTGGAGGCAGAACTAAGTGCAAAAGAAGCTCAGAAGAAGTCAGATAACGAGATTCGCAAGTTGAGAGAATATTTGGAGAGAGCTCAAAGGGAGACTGAGGAGCTTCGAGGTCGTTCTGCAGATCGTGGCGTGTGTAATATTTTATGA